GCCCACTCTGATGAACGCCGGAAAAAAACAAGCTCAACTTGCAGCGTGTTTTGTTTTACCTCTAGCTGATGATCTGACAGAAATCATGAACACACTTAAATCAACAGCCCTCATTCATCAATCAGGTGGTGGGACAGGCTTTAGTTTTTCAAGCCTACGACCTGAAAAATCACAAGTGCAGTCAAGTAACGGTGTCGCTGCAGGCCCACTTGGTTTTCTCTCATTATTTAATGAACTAACTCAAACAATTAAACAAGGTGGCCTTAGACGTGGTGCAAATATGGGTGTTCTTTCAGTTGAACATCCCGATATTGAAGCCTTTATTCACTGTAAGACTGATATTTCTAAAATCACAAATTTTAATATCTCTGTAGCGGTCACAAATAAATTTATTAACGCTGTCAAAAATGATTCCTCATGGAATCTCATTGATCCTCATACGAGAAAAAAAGTAAAAACTGTATCTGCATCAAAATTATTTCAAGACATTTGTGAGGCCGCTTGGCTCACGGGTGAACCCGGACTCATTTTTATTGATGAGATTAATAAAAATAACCCTACTCCCAAAAAAGGTATCATGGAGGCCACTAATCCTTGTGGAGAACAACCACTCTTACCCTATGAAGCATGTAATCTAGGAAGCATTAATCTCAATGTCATTTATCAAAAAAATAATAGCGATTCAATTAATTGGAGTAAACTTTCCGAACTCACTGAAACAGGAGTTTTGTTTTTAGATCGTGTCATTGATACCTGCACTTACCCAGTTCCTGAGATTCATGATCTTTGCCATGCCAATCGCAAAATTGGTTTAGGAGTTATGGGTTTTGCGGATTTGCTATTGAAACTTAATATCGCTTATGGTTCACCCGAATCATATGTTGTGGGTGAAAAAATTATGGAATTTATTCGTACACAAGCTGTACTTGTCAGCCAACAATTAGCAAAAAAACACGGAGCCTTTGATGGATTCTCTCAAAGCCTCTGGAATAAACGCGGCCTTAAACCATTAAGAAATGCAACACTTACAACAATTGCGCCCACTGGCACCATCAGTCTTCTTTGCAATGCCTCTGCCGGAATAGAGCCTATATTTAGCTATGCCTATGAGCGACACGTGTTAGATAAAAAAATATTAAGAGAAGTTCACCCCTATGCTGAGGCCGTTTTAAAAGAACGAGGTCTTTACAATGAATCACTTTTAAAAATCATGTCTCAAGAAGGCACGTTTAAAGACGCGTCGATTCCAGATGATATAAAAAATATTTTTGTTACAACCAGAGATCTTACTGCAACCCAACATGTAGAGATGCAAGCACGTTTTCAAAAACATTCAGATAGTGGCGTATCAAAAACAATAAATCTTTCAAACAAAGCTTCAGTTCAAGACGTGCAAGTGGCTTTTATGCTCGCAGCTAAATTAAAATGTAAAGGCATTACAATATATCGCGATGGCACAAGACCTGATCAAGTTTTACAATTAAAAAATTGTCCTGATTGCACGAGAATTTAAAATTCCAACCTATTTTTTAAGAAGCTTTATCTTGATACTCATGAGGCATGAGTATACCAGAGCTCATCATGAGACTTGAAATTTGGGCTATCAATTGGCAAAAGCGAATATCACGATCATTAAACTTTGAATGCTCTCGATCCATGCGTGCACTAATAACACCATACATGGTGTTATTACGACTCACAGGGCAAACAATCATACTGTTAAATGAAATGCCTTTTACGAGATCTTTAATTTTTGCCAACATTGGGTCGTAGGCAAGATCTTCAATAACGATTGCTTTTTGACTATTCATGACGTGAAGCATTTCTGGATATTTATTCATGTCTAATTTAAAACCCTTAGCATCACGATTATCGCTACTGGCCATGACAGTGCCGTCTTGCAAGTCTTCTGAGATCATCACTACTGAGCAACGTACCGCTTTGAGTGATATGGCAATCATCTTTGTAATATTAAGTAGAATTTCACTTTGTTTACGACCACTCAAAGTTTCTCGTAACACGATCTCAAGTAAGTGAAGGTAAACATCAGCACCTTCAAGTTTAGCAACTTTTTCTTTATTGGCATCGTGAACAAGTTCTCTTTTATTTTGGATATGAAACACAAGTCTTGTTAAAATGTCTTCATACTTATAAGGCTTTACAATATAGTCAGTAGCTCCGAGGGAAATACATTCTTTAATATTTTTTACGATATTATGTGCCGAAGTAACAAAAACTTTTGGTTTAATTTTAATTGAGGCTTCTGCTTTAAGCCAACCTAAAACTTGAAAAGCATTACCATCTGAGAGAGTGAGGTCGCAAATAACAAAATTTGGTTTCCAATCGCGAATGCGTTCTTTAGCAGCAGATCCACTAGGAACAACCTCTACAGTAAAACCACGTTCTCTAAGAAAATCTTGAAGTCGACGTGAACCCGCGCCGTCATCATCGGCGATAAGTACTTTAAAATTAGCCTGAACTGTATTTGCTTCTTCAGTCATTATTGAAACCTCATAAGTACTGTTTCGGTCATTTGTGAGAAATGATTTAATTTTGCTGACATGCTTAAAAAGCTATGACAATTTACGGGGTTATATGCCTTTTGTGACTTTTGAAGGTATCGATGGCTCAGGCAAATCGACCCTTTTAAAATTATTTGCTCAACATTTGAAGCAGCTGGGCTTACCCGTTGAAATTACAAGGGAACCTGGAGGCTCAGACTTAGGGCGTGAACTTAGGGAAATCTTATTACGCCCCGAAGGGGTGCCTCCATGCCCTGAGGCTGAACTCTTAATTTACGAAGCTGACCGCGCTCAGCACGTCGCGACAAAAATTCGACCCTGGCTAGACCAAAATATATGGGTTTTAAGTGACCGCTTTTACGATTCAAGCCTCGCTTTTCAAGGAGCCGGGCGAAAACTTAAAACCGAAGATGTTATTTGGTTAAATCAATTCGCAACCAAAGGTCTCAAACCAGCGCTCACCGTACTCACTGACTGCTCTGTCGATGTAAGCCAAAAAAGACGCCAAGCACGTAAAGCTGATCGCTTTGAAAATGAAAAAACTCAATTTCACGAAACTGTAAGACAAGAATTTTTAGCCATCGCCAAAAAAGATCCAGAAAGATTTTTTATTATAAATTCTGAGAAAGCGCCCAATGAATTACTGCAAATGTTGTTAACTGAAGTAAAAAAACGGGGGCTCCTATGATTTTTGATAAAATTGTTGGACACACATCAATTGTAAAAGCGCTTAAAGAAGTTTTACATTCAAATCGGGGGCGGGCCCCTGCGTTTTTATTTTCTGGCCCCTCGGGTGTCGGAAAAAAACTTGTAGCCCTAGCTTGGGCACAAGGGCTTTTATGTAAGCAACCAAATGCACCTTGCGGAAAATGCTCCACATGTGATCGCATTTCGCGCAGTCAACATCCCGATCTTTTAATTGTAAGTCCTGGAGAAAGCCCAACACTTAAAATTGAACAAATCAGAGATATTCAAAATTTTATTTCGCTCAAATCTTACGAGGGTGCAGCAAAAGTTGTAATCATCGATGAAGCACAAACCATGAATGCTCAAAGTTCTAACGCTTTACTGAAAACATTAGAAGAGCCCCCGGCTCATTGTTATTTTATTCTTGTCACATCTAATAAGGGAGCCCTTTTATCAACTATCATTTCTCGTTGCCAAAGAGTATTTTTTGGATCACTTAGCACACAAGAACTTAAAAAAATTGTGCCAGAGGCCCCAGATTGGGCATTGCCGTTAGCACAGGGGCGCGTTGATGCTGTTACAAAATACTCAGATGATTCTTTTAGAAAATTAAAATCTTCAGCCTTTAAAGTTTTTAAAGATATCAAACATACCCGTGCCTTTGAAGGGTTCACTCAAATGAATGAGCTCAGCGATGAACGCGAGAGTGCTCTATTTGCAATTCAATGCTGGGGGCAAATTATTAAATCTGCGGCAGCCCTCAAGCTAGGGGCACACCCCCCGCTTTCATCAGAAGAAGCCGTTACGGCTGAAGAACTCAATACTGTTTATTCTCCCCAAACACTTCTTTTTTTAGGACAAAAAATTCTTAAACTCGAACAAGATATCCAAGCCAATGTGAATAAAAACCTGGCATTTGAAAAATTCTGGATTGACGCTAAACAACTAGCAGAAAACGAAATAAAACATGGCTAAAGAATCTTTTTACGTCACAACACCTATATATTATGTCAATGACATCCCTCATTTAGGCACTGCTTATTGCACCATTGCTGCTGATGTTTTAGCTCGCTTTGAACGATTAATGGGAGCAGATGTGCGTTTTTTAACAGGCACTGATGAACACGGCGAGAAAGTACAAGAAGCTGCAACGAAAAAAAATAAATCCCCACAAGAATTTACAGATGAAGTCGCCGCTGCTTTTAAAACCACCTGGGAAAAGATGGGAATCTCTTTTGACGATTTCATTCGCACAACAGAAGATCGCCATAAAAAA
The DNA window shown above is from Oligoflexia bacterium and carries:
- the tmk gene encoding dTMP kinase, with the translated sequence MPFVTFEGIDGSGKSTLLKLFAQHLKQLGLPVEITREPGGSDLGRELREILLRPEGVPPCPEAELLIYEADRAQHVATKIRPWLDQNIWVLSDRFYDSSLAFQGAGRKLKTEDVIWLNQFATKGLKPALTVLTDCSVDVSQKRRQARKADRFENEKTQFHETVRQEFLAIAKKDPERFFIINSEKAPNELLQMLLTEVKKRGLL
- a CDS encoding response regulator is translated as MTEEANTVQANFKVLIADDDGAGSRRLQDFLRERGFTVEVVPSGSAAKERIRDWKPNFVICDLTLSDGNAFQVLGWLKAEASIKIKPKVFVTSAHNIVKNIKECISLGATDYIVKPYKYEDILTRLVFHIQNKRELVHDANKEKVAKLEGADVYLHLLEIVLRETLSGRKQSEILLNITKMIAISLKAVRCSVVMISEDLQDGTVMASSDNRDAKGFKLDMNKYPEMLHVMNSQKAIVIEDLAYDPMLAKIKDLVKGISFNSMIVCPVSRNNTMYGVISARMDREHSKFNDRDIRFCQLIAQISSLMMSSGILMPHEYQDKAS
- the holB gene encoding DNA polymerase III subunit delta' yields the protein MIFDKIVGHTSIVKALKEVLHSNRGRAPAFLFSGPSGVGKKLVALAWAQGLLCKQPNAPCGKCSTCDRISRSQHPDLLIVSPGESPTLKIEQIRDIQNFISLKSYEGAAKVVIIDEAQTMNAQSSNALLKTLEEPPAHCYFILVTSNKGALLSTIISRCQRVFFGSLSTQELKKIVPEAPDWALPLAQGRVDAVTKYSDDSFRKLKSSAFKVFKDIKHTRAFEGFTQMNELSDERESALFAIQCWGQIIKSAAALKLGAHPPLSSEEAVTAEELNTVYSPQTLLFLGQKILKLEQDIQANVNKNLAFEKFWIDAKQLAENEIKHG
- a CDS encoding adenosylcobalamin-dependent ribonucleoside-diphosphate reductase, with the protein product MIKNLFTENALTVLHDRYLWRKSKRNVETPEEMLKRVAKHVAGPSKQLEKRFLLALSELAFLPNSPTLMNAGKKQAQLAACFVLPLADDLTEIMNTLKSTALIHQSGGGTGFSFSSLRPEKSQVQSSNGVAAGPLGFLSLFNELTQTIKQGGLRRGANMGVLSVEHPDIEAFIHCKTDISKITNFNISVAVTNKFINAVKNDSSWNLIDPHTRKKVKTVSASKLFQDICEAAWLTGEPGLIFIDEINKNNPTPKKGIMEATNPCGEQPLLPYEACNLGSINLNVIYQKNNSDSINWSKLSELTETGVLFLDRVIDTCTYPVPEIHDLCHANRKIGLGVMGFADLLLKLNIAYGSPESYVVGEKIMEFIRTQAVLVSQQLAKKHGAFDGFSQSLWNKRGLKPLRNATLTTIAPTGTISLLCNASAGIEPIFSYAYERHVLDKKILREVHPYAEAVLKERGLYNESLLKIMSQEGTFKDASIPDDIKNIFVTTRDLTATQHVEMQARFQKHSDSGVSKTINLSNKASVQDVQVAFMLAAKLKCKGITIYRDGTRPDQVLQLKNCPDCTRI